One Rhizoctonia solani chromosome 2, complete sequence DNA segment encodes these proteins:
- a CDS encoding cell differentiation protein rcd1: MYNTGREYGPRLNAGNVNVGVNPNMNLDSLRYSTPPPNLGGTTPAPPYGQGAPHHLLGTGGVGGLGNVNIGNNFSQQQQQQALMNMGAQQLALQMQQTMGTVNAGNMGMGVGVSVGVGVGVGVGNIGPGGMQVQGQMGMSQQQMGHEEAKIYQLVMDLMDPARREGALLELSKKREQFDDLALVLWHSFGVMAALLQEIVSVYPLLSPPALTAHASNRVCNALALMQCVASHQETRQLFLNAHIPLFLYPFLNTTSKTRPFEYLRLTSLGVVGALVKQNDNAQVIHFLLSTEIIPLCLRIMETGSELSKTVAIFIVQKILLDDTGLNYICHTYERFYAVGTVLSNMVAQLVENQVVRLLKHVVRCYLRLSDNMRAREALRACLPEPLRDNTFANLLKGDTVTKRCLASLLACLSDRPDQRPE; the protein is encoded by the exons ATGTACAACACCGGGCGGGAGTATGGGCCACGACTGAACGCGGGCAACGTGAATGTTGGAGTGAACCCGAATATGAACCTGGATTCTTTGCGGTATTCGACTCCTCCTCCTAATCTCGGCGGAACCACGCCTGCTCCTCCTTATGGACAAGGTGCTCCTCATCACCTGCTAGGAACTGGAGGAGTTGGAGGCCTGGGGAATGTGAATATAGGAAACAACTTCTCgcagcaacaacagcaacaggcCTTGATGAACATGGGCGCACAACAGCTGGCATTGCAGATGCAACAGACCATGGGAACCGTCAATGCGGGGAACATGGGTATGGGTGTCGGTGTCAGTGTCGGTGTCGGCGTCGGGGTTGGAGTGGGAAACATTGGCCCCGGTGGAATGCAGGTCCAGGGGCAAATGGGGATGAGTCAACAGCAAATGGGTCACGAAGAGGCGAAGATATATCAACTCGTCATGGATCTTATGGATCCAGCGAGGAGAGAAGGTGCTTTACTCGAGCTGAGCAAAAAACGAGAGCAATTCGATGATCTGGCACTGGTACTTTGGCATTCCTTCG GCGTCATGGCTGCTCTTTTGCAGGAAATCGTATCCGTTTACCCTTTACTATCTCCTCCCGCTCTCACAGCCCACGCGTCTAACCGAGTCTGTAACGCCCTTGCTCTGATGCAATGCGTTGCCAGTCATCAAGAAACTCGCCAACTTTTCCTAAATG CACATATTCCACTTTTCTTGTACCCATTCCTTAATACGACATCCAAAACTCGCCCTTTCGAGTACTTGCGCCTGACTTCTCTCGGCGTGGTCGGTGCCCTAGTGAAACAAAACGACAATGCCCAGGTTATTCATTTCTTGCTTTCGACGGAAATTATCCCGCTCTGTCTGAGGATCATGGAAACTG GGTCCGAGCTTTCTAAAACGGTCGCAATTTTTATCGTTCAGAAGATTTTGCTTGACGATACCGGATTGAACTATATTTGTCATACCTACGAGCGATTCTACGCTGTTGGGACCGTGCTGAGTAACATGGTTGCCCAG CTTGTTGAAAATCAAGTTGTGCGCCTGTTGAAGCATGTTGTTCGGTGCTATCTTCGATTGAGCGATAATATGCG CGCACGTGAGGCTCTGCGAGCTTGCCTTCCCGAGCCCCTCCGCGACAACACCTTCGCCAACCTCTTGAAG GGCGATACGGTGACCAAACGCTGCCTTGCTTCCTTGCTTGCGTGCCTCTCAGATAGACCCGACCAGCGACCCGAATAA
- a CDS encoding peptidase C14, whose protein sequence is MSSSAKEKGVCAYFRRKKSELKARFKSPSTLDISASTSSIQTNTQPLRAEPVVSQIHSTTSEDVVLAESSPQLPDKSQPSVIIRPFDGTHPTNSTATSRVPQPTNHKPPALQTLGSTLEKLNKAAKVFPPLQAAIGGLVSCVERIDLSSKHHNEMEELATKLGSLGASLRLHIQESRSTEVSEFLEGKAASIEEQVAIIRRKQAHGTAGYYRQAERDEADILQGYRRITEILGDIQTDANLSMWNIVAEQRADTRLDSLSPVNLAIYNSLLSHDVHRRECTKDTRSNILLELDQWSLDQTKPKVFWMNGMAGTGKTTIAYTFAQSLKARGALGASFFCTRISDECRDVGRIIPTIAHQLALYSPSFRSALLRVLRQELNIKSQSIDSQCERLIKEPLSQVNNGMTKGLVVVIDALDECSNANGVRTILDVLFRITPALPLKFFVTSRPEPDIRHRIEAQSDRNRSICVLHEIEKSLVEADIELYLREELGNGVPEHELIKLAKRSENLFIYAATAIRYIRPTGTMVDPDRLEAILISPANSGFQHSEIDKLYTTILEAAVHQSGREPQEQQQMRLILWTAVCTREPVDIDTLAALTGIKTTKVNTLLQSLYSVLHVSQATTMITTLHASFPDFMFDKARSTKFYCDEAKHSQLLAKRCFEVMEDQLRFNICSLETLFIPNSEVQDLEDWIARSISPTLSYVVHHWGDHVVKSTPCKVIRKGLEELLSYRLLFWMEVLSLKGTLDKGVSMLLGLKPWVTVKGASSDLIRLLDDLWIFVSNQINSLVFSSDGLLLVSGSEDGTILVRDAQTGSCIYDVIKGHEREVTSVSFSPNGKHILSGSWDRTTRMWDSGNGSQIPNSIKRHPHKVNCTAFSPDGKHIACGLDSFECPIIIYNASTSKSLPFNVCQFPVWSIAFLPNSKHLVTGHSFGELCVWSLQDGTATHSPPKVHNDIITSIGFLPLGDKLVTGSWDRCVYIWDVENGYSNPCLLGTHNNEVYSAAFSPDGTRIASYSRDRTVKMWNALHSTSSHTSRSNTPTKRVLSIAISPDGSRIAAAGRDKAIYMFNTHDGTAALRPLVANMGEIFSVVFSLDGKYLASGGDDKRIYLWDAITGELLSESISCHEARIWSVSFSPDSRHLFSASWDKTIRMWDVGGGTLAYTDLVGAHDDEVNSAAFSFDGTRIVSGCKDRKIRVWDSQTLSLVFDPFGSQHHERPIWSVTFSPDGRLIVSGSGNGTICIFDSHSGELVLGPLKAHQDSVWSLVFSPDGNHIVSGSADRSVRVWRVKDGAPACEPLEGHQDWINSVACSPDGAYIVSGSSDSTIRVWKVPGRGAVSDLSQSASSTSDQREPHRAIAGGLTINRHGWARNRDSQLLFWVPSDLRKVFPRPEIVYTIGPEGMLRVDYSKPLSLGDEWHRCFVG, encoded by the exons ATGTCTTCCTCAGCAAAAGAAAAGGGAGTTTGCGCCTACTTCAGGCGCAAGAAAAGtgagctcaaggcaaggTTCAAGTCGCCCAGCACATTGGATATTTCTGCGTCTACATCCTCTATTCAGACCAACACTCAGCCATTACGCGCAGAACCAGTAGTCTCACAGATACATTCCACAACAAGTGAAGATGTCGTGCTTGCTGAAAGCTCACCGCAACTTCCGGATAAAAGTCAACCGTCGGTCATAATTCGTCCATTCGATGGCACTCACCCGACTAACAGCACTGCAACTTCCAGGGTACCTCAGCCTACTAACCATAAGCCCCCGGCCTTGCAAACTCTGGGCAGTACTTTAGAGAAGTTGAATAAAGCAGCGAAGGTGTTTCCGCCTCTGCAAGCGGCTATTGGAGGACTGGTATCCTGCGTTGAACGCATAGAC TTGAGTTCAAAGCATCATAATGAAATGGAGGAGCTAGCGACAAAGCTGGGTTCACTTGGCGCATCGCTCCGCCTGCACATACAAGAATCCCGATCAACGGAGGTTTCCGAGTTTCTCGAAGGGAAGGCAGC GTCTATCGAAGAACAAGTGGCGATCATCCGTAGAAAGCAGGCCCACGGGACAGCAGGGTACTATAGGCAAGCCGAACGAGATGAAGCAGACATACTACAAGGGTACAGGCGCATTACTGAGATCCTCGGAGATATACAG ACCGACGCGAATTTGAGTATGTGGAATATAGTCGCAGAGCAGCGTGCA GACACTCGTCTCGACTCTTTGTCGCCCGTCAACCTTGCTATCTACAACTCACTTTTATCCCATGACGTCCACCGCAGGGAATGCACCAAAGATACTCGATCAAATATCCTGCTCGAGCTCGATCAGTGGTCGCTAGATCAGACTAAGCCTAAGGTGTTCTGGATGAACGGAATGGCCGGCACAGGCAAAACAACCATCGCATACACCTTTGCCCAGTCCCTCAAGGCCCGCGGGGCGCTCGGCGCCAGCTTCTTTTGCACCCGTATCTCGGACGAATGTCGGGATGTCGGCAGAATCATACCGACCATCGCCCATCAGCTTGCACTTTACTCGCCTTCTTTCCGATCGGCGCTGTTGCGAGTGTTGAGACAAGAGCTGAACATCAAGTCACAGTCGATCGACAGTCAGTGCGAGCGACTTATCAAGGAACCGCTATCACAAGTGAACAACGGAATGACAAAAGGGCTTGTGGTCGTCATCGATGCCCTCGACGAATGCAGCAATGCTAATGGCGTGCGAACAATCCTGGACGTGCTTTTCAGGATCACCCCCGCCCTGCCTCTCAAGTTCTTCGTCACCAGCCGACCCGAGCCGGACATCCGCCACAGGATCGAAGCGCAGTCTGACCGCAACCGGTCGATATGCGTGCTACATGAGATCGAAAAGTCGCTAGTGGAAGCAGACATCGAGCTATACCTTCGTGAGGAACTTGGTAACGGCGTCCCTGAGCATGAGTTGATCAAACTCGCCAAACGGTCTGAAAACCTATTCATATATGCGGCCACGGCGATTCGATACATTCGACCGACAGGGACCATGGTCGACCCAGATCGACTCGAGGCCATTCTGATCTCACCAGCCAACTCGGGCTTTCAGCATTCGGAAATTGACAAGCTCTACACCACCATTCTAGAGGCCGCGGTGCATCAGTCTGGCCGGGAACCGCAAGAGCAGCAACAGATGCGACTGATACTCTGGACCGCAGTTTGTACGCGGGAGCCGGTCGACATCGATACACTGGCAGCCCTGACGGGGATCAAGACAACAAAGGTCAACACACTGCTACAGTCCCTATACTCGGTGCTGCACGTTTCGCAAGCAACCACGATGATCACCACGCTGCATGCATCATTTCCCGACTTCATGTTTGACAAGGCGCGGTCGACCAAGTTCTACTGCGACGAAGCAAAGCACAGTCAGCTGCTCGCCAAACGGTGCTTTGAGGTGATGGAAGACCAGCTGCGATTCAACATCTGTAGTCTAGAGACGTTGTTCATACCCAATAGTGAAGTGCAAGACCTAGAAGATTGGATAGCAAGGTCAATCTCGCCAACGCTGTCATACGTAGTGCACCATTGGGGAGACCATGTAGTCAAGAGCACGCCATGCAAGGTAATAAGGAAAGGGCTGGAAGAGCTCCTGTCATACCGgctgctgttctggatggaggtgctgAGCCTGAAGGGTACACTGGACAAAGGGGTGAGCATGCTGTTGGGGCTTAAGCCATGGGTGACG GTCAAAGGCGCATCATCTGACCTGATCAGGCTACTGGACGACTTGTGGATCTTTGTGTCAAA TCAAATCAACTCTTTAGTATTCTCTTCCGACGGACTGCTGcttgtctctggctctgAGGACGGTACAATCCTTGTGCGAGACGCGCAGACGGGCAGTTGCatatatgacgtcatcaaggGACATGAAAGAGAAGTGACGTCAGTATCGTTCTCACCCAATGGCAAGCACATCCTCTCAGGGTCCTGGGACCGGACAACGCGGATGTGGGACAGTGGCAACGGAAGTCAAATACccaactccatcaaacgccatCCTCACAAAGTCAACTGCAcggcattctctcctgatggcaagCATATTGCATGTGGATTGGATAGCTTTGAGTGTCCCATTATCATTTACAACGCATCTACCAGCAAGTCTCTCCCATTCAATGTTTGTCAATTCCCAGTGTGGTCAATCGCCTTTTTGCCAAACAGCAAGCACCTTGTCACTGGCCATTCTTTTGGTGAGCTGTGCGTCTGGAGTCTACAGGATGGCACTGCCACACACTCCCCACCCAAAGTACACAACGACATAATCACATCCATTGGGTTTTTGCCGCTTGGAGACAAACTCGTCACTGGCTCTTGGGATAggtgcgtgtatatatgggatgtagagaacggctactccaacccttgcctaCTTGGCACACACAACAATGAGGTTTACTCCGctgcgttctcacccgacggcacacGAATTGCATCATACTCGAGGGATCGCACGGTCAAGATGTGGAATGCACTTCACTCGACATCATCTCACACCTCACGCTCAAACACACCAACCAAGCGTGTCTTGTCGATTGCTATCTCGCCTGATGGGTCGCGCATTGCCGCAGCGGGTCGCGACAAAGCAATCTATATGTTCAACACACACGATGGCACTGCCGCTCTCCGGCCACTTGTCGCAAACATGGGCGAGATCTTCTCGGTGGTGTTCTCACTCGACGGCAAGTACCTCGCTTCTGGCGGCGACGACAAACGCATATATCTGTGGGATGCCATAACCGGGGAGCTGCTCTCCGAATCAATTTCATGCCATGAGGCCAGGATATGGTCTGtttcgttctcacccgataGCAGGCACCTTTTTTCTGCCTCGTGGGACAAGACTATACGCATGTGGGACGTGGGGGGTGGGACTCTGGCGTACACAGACCTAGTTGGAGCACATGACGACGAGGTCAACTCAGCGGCATTCTCCTTCGACGGCACGCGTATTGTTTCCGGCTGTAAAGACAGGAAGATCCGGGTATGGGACTCACAGACGCTATCACTCGTATTCGATCCGTTTGGGTCGCAGCATCATGAACGGCCTATCTGGTCTGTAAcgttctcgcctgatggcagaCTCATCGTTTCTGGGTCCGGAAATGGCACTATCTGCATTTTCGACTCGCACAGTGGTGAGTTGGTCCTCGGTCCTCTCAAGGCACATCAGGATTCGGTGTGGTCACTTGTGTTCTCACCCGATGGGAATCACATCGTATCTGGCTCGGCTGATCGGAGTGTTCGAGTGTGGAGGGTGAAAGATGGCGCTCCTGCATGCGAGCCACTGGAAGGACATCAAGATTGGATTAACTCGGTAGCATGTTCACCTGACGGCGCATATATCGTCTCAGGCTCATCTGACTCGACGATTCGAGTATGGAAGGTGCCAGGAAGGGGCGCTGTATCCGACTTATCCCAATCTGCCTCTTCGACCTCAGATCAGAGAGAACCTCATCGTGCAATTGCCGGTGGACTGACGATCAACAGACATGGGTGGGCACGCAACCGCGACTCACAGCTACTTTTCTGGGTTCCATCTGATCTGCGCAAGGTCTTTCCTCGCCCCGAGATAGTTTATACGATCGGACCTGAAGGCATGCTTCGAGTGGACTATAGTAAGCCGCTGTCGCTTGGGGATGAGTGGCACCGATGCTTTGTAGGCTGA
- a CDS encoding Copia-like polyprotein/retrotransposon, giving the protein MSPGDAVNNAKTENPENTTQPQSAFKSMATSESNTLYLSKKTFNIPLLKDNGSNYTAWKFCQTTVLCLHGLLTIANGTEKKPKPLTGADALIASKVAEHQKLIDRWDKRNNKAFAQIAMNMDDGAMAEVIKTLGAHEAWKRVIKQWEGKGMQSLSFLFQQLMSTKIKEEEDLTTAFNNIRLLTSKMKTLGEPISNLMLAQVLMNALPPSYAIISSVVSTLNQGSTITSDMVIKAAYAKEKRRKAGVGLNAMFTQASKSNLQSKSQSNAKGKGKDKGPPCKNCAKTGHTKKECWGKGGNAEGTGPHQKQCAAKEAKEKASNAAPKSKSAKVALTNNGNKSKPTLYALPATNNCSCASSWLLDSGASQHMTPNCHWFATYQSLSMPINIQVGNGNRIPAIGVGRVLVTLKNCQGLETKAYIKSVLHVPNLSASLLLVKELVNGGTNVMFKHGGAILVLNKGQGREVGYALKNAKITTHIAHVKPDDWNKKDNSKALGFAYSAGTVAQADLSTWHCCLGHLNYEYVLDMVQKGAADGMDIIGSRIPPKSPCPPCVKGKQTQNPFPTLTNHASKHLELLHSDLHGPVAIKAIGGY; this is encoded by the exons atgagccccggtGACGCAGTCAACAACGCAAAAACTGAGAACCCTGAGAATACAACCCAGCCCCAGTCAGCTTTTAAATCAATGGCGACGTCAGAGAGCAATACATTGTACCTCAGCAAGAAAACCTTCAATATCCCGTTGCTCAAAGACAATGGATCTAACTACACAGCCTGGAAGTTTTGTCAGACAACCGTTCTTTGCCTACACGGATTACTTACCATAGCCAACGGCACGGAAAAGAAACCCAAACCACTAACGGGAGCAGACGCGTTGATTGCAAGTAAGGTTGCTGAACACCAGAAGCTGATAGATCGATGGGACAAGCGTAACAACAAAGCATTTGCGCAAATTGCAATGAATATGGACGACGGCGCGATGGCAGAAGTCATCAAGACATTGGGAGCGCATGAGGCATGGAAACGCGTGATCAAACAATGGGAAGGAAAAGGAATGCAATCCCTGTCCTTCCTATTCCAGCAGCTAATGAGTACAAAAatcaaggaggaagaagaccttACCACAGCGTTCAATAACATACGATTGCTCACCTCAAAAATGAAGACTCTAGGCGAACCAATCAGCAATCTAATGCTAGCCCAAGTCTTAATGAACGCGTTACCTCCATCTTATGCAATCATTTCCTCTGTAGTCTCCACTTTGAACCAAGGCTCTACCATCACATCAGATATGGTTATCAAAGCCGCGTATGCCAAAGAAAAACGGCGTAAAGCAGGAGTTGGCCTCAATGCCATGTTCACGCAAGCCTCAAAGTCAAATTTGCAATCAAAATCCCAGAGTAACGCAAAGGGGAAAGGAAAGGACAAAGGTCCTCCATGCAAAAACTGTGCAAAAACAGGACATACCAAGAAAGAATGCTGGGGAAAGGGAGGCAATGCAGAAGGAACAGGACCGCATCAGAAGCAATGCGCAGCAAAGGAGGCAAAAGAGAAAGCCTCAAACGCAGCACCAAAAAGCAAATCAGCCAAGGTTGCGTTGACAAACAACGGGAACAAATCCAAACCCACTTTATACGCTCTTCCTGCAACCAACAATTGTTCATGCGCAAGCTCCTGGCTGCTTGATTCCGGCGCATCTCAACACATGACCCCAAATTGTCACTGGTTTGCTACATACCAATCGCTATCCATGCCAATAAACATTCAAGTTGGCAATGGAAACCGTATCCCAGCCATTGGCGTAGGCCGCGTTCTTGTAACACTAAAGAATTGCCAAGGTCTAGAGACCAAAGCTTACATCAAGTCAGTCCTACACGTACCCAATCTAAGTGCCAGCCTATTATTGGTCAAAGAACTAGTCAACGGCGGCACCAATGTGATGTTCAAGCACGGAGGAGCAATCCTTGTTTTGAATAAGGGACAGGGGAGAGAAGTTGGCTACGCAT TAAAAAATGCCAAAATAACAACTCACATTGCCCATGTCAAACCTGATGATTGGAACAAAAAAGACAACTCCAAAGCCCTTGGATTTGCATACAGTGCCGGGACAGTTGCACAAGCAGACCTGTCAACATGGCATTGTTGCCTAGGTCACCTAAACTATGAATACGTGTTAGACATGGTGCAAAAAGGAGCTGCGGACGGAATGGACATTATTGGAAGCCGCATACCGCCTAAATCCCCTTGCCCCCCTTGCGTGAAAGGAAAACAGACTCAAAATCCATTCCCTACATTGACAAATCATGCTTCAAAACACCTTGAATTACTTCATAGCGATCTGCATGGGCCCGTAGCCATCAAAGCAATAGGTGGCTATTGA
- a CDS encoding Transposon Tf2-12 polyprotein has translation MSSAIDIANLFVTYVWKLHGLPKSTVSDRGPTFNAKFICHLYKRLDIKPTYSMAYHPQTDGQTERIQREAEIFIRMFGNHCQSDWVALLPLAEFALNNLKQTSTGKSPFQICYGYNPKFSVGQKSDKVVPNADEHAEFLEKGYHEVKAALSLSQERMKYFYDQRHRDKDGIQVGDKAWLSHQNISTDRPSIKLSHKKLGPYPVIEKIGLHAYKLQLPHTMRVHPVFHINLLTKFHPDPHGRDPPQPVPIVTEEGEEEYEVERILDSKWKGRGKSKKLWYLVKWKGYNKGSNSWEPVDNVGNAQEAIEEFHMEHPDAVGA, from the coding sequence ATGTCATCCGCcattgacattgccaacCTATTTGTCACATACGTATGGAAGCTACACGGTCTTCCCAAAAGCAcagtctcagatagaggcCCCACATTTAACGCCAAATTCATTTGTCATCTCtataaaaggctggacattAAGCCAACATATTCCATGGCGTATCATCCTCagacagatggacagactgAGCGCATACAAAGAGAAGCTGAGATCTTTATACgtatgtttgggaatcattgccaATCAGATTGGGTAGCATTACTACCATTGGCTGAGTTTGCTCTAAACAATTTAAAGCAAActtccacaggcaaatcccctttccaaatttgtTATGGCTATAATCCAAAATTTTCAGTTGGTCAAAAATCAGACAAAGTAGTTCCAAACGCAGATGAACATGCAGAATTTCTGGAAAAAGGATACCATGAAGTCAAAGCAGCCCTATCTTTATCCCAAGAAAGAATGAAGTACTTTTATGATCAAAGACATAGGGACAAAGATGGAATTCAAGTAGGAGACAAGGCCTGGCTGAGTCATCAAAATATATCCACAGACAGACCCTCAATAAAGCTCAGTCATAAAAAGCTAGGCCCCTACCCTgtaattgaaaaaattggatTGCACGCATACAAGTTACAACTACCTCACACTATGCGTGTACACCCAGTCTTTCACATTAATCTTCTGACAAAAttccatcctgaccctcatgGACGTGACCCTCCTCAACCTGTACCTATTgttacagaagaaggtgaggaagaatatgaagttgAAAGAATCCTGGatagcaaatggaaagggcgtggcaaatcaaagaaactctggtatttagtcaagtggaagggatacaacaaaggaagcaacTCGTGGGAACCAGTAGATAATGTGGGTAACGCTCAGGAAGCCATAGAAGAATTTCACATGGAACAtcctgatgcagttggagcttga
- a CDS encoding Retrotransposable element Tf2 protein, with the protein MSWLKKHNPQISWEKHTLVFNSSYCSNNCLSVPAVLELKAVEEIPLPYQGFSKVFSEEESSKLPPHRPYNIAIELLPDAKPRHGPIYSLGPREDVELKETIEKQLKAGLICPSKSPMASPILFVKKKNGKLRIMTKKNVYPLPLLQNLIEKLQGAKIFSKFDLKSGYNLVQIKEGNKWKTAFKTKYGLFEYLVMPFGLTNAPAAFQDMMNEIFRDLLDVYVIIYLDNILVFSLNEKDHENHAWEVLRRLQENDLFCNIEKCHFHVKRIDYLGFIILESGIEVDQSKVTDAMNWSTPKNVKNIQEFLGFKDSLWKWESVEQKSFDGLKKCLTLAPLLLQPDTTRQFYIECNASDYATGAILSQRNPEGKLAPVAYLSKSLSPAKKNYNIFDKELLAVIRAFKEWRHLLEGLELPVQVLTDHKNLEYFSTSQSLNKQQIRWANFLVDYNFQIIYRPGAQNKKADILSRRYDLEINDLIGKAIYEDKHLKEILYKLQNKEKVINWELKEGLLWHQGKIFVPKDNIIRNLIAESRHNALAAGHPGQARTLELVSRSYYWPSMKKFINSYVSHCKTCIRSKPTNQLPVGLLKPLQIPERPWEDIAYDMIVGLPVSEGFDAILTVID; encoded by the exons atgtcatggctgaaaaagcacaatccccaaatCTCATGGGAGaaacatacacttgttttCAACTCGTCATATTGTTCCAATAATTGCCTGTCTGTACCTGCTGTCTtagaactcaaggcagtagaagaaatacCACTTCCTTATCAAGGATTTTCCAAGGTCTtctctgaggaagaatcaTCCAAATTGCCGCCCCACCGTCCTTACAATATTGCTATTGAGTTACTCCCTGACGCAAAACCCCGGcatggccccatatataGTCTAGGCCCCAGGGAAGATGTGGAACTTAAGGAAACCATTGAGAAACAGCTCAAGGCTGGACTGATTTGTCCATCTAAGTCCCCTATGGCATCTCCCatattatttgtcaaaaagaaaaatgggaaactgCGTAT TATGACCAAAAAGAACGTGTACCCCCTGCCCTTACTGCAAAACCTCATTGAAAAACTACAAGGCGCTAAgatctttagcaaatttgatCTTAAATCAGGTTATAATTTagtccaaatcaaagaaggcaacaaatggaaaacagctttCAAAACAAAATATGGACtatttgagtacttggtcaTGCCATTTGGGCTAACAAACGCGCCGGCAGCGTTCCAGGACATGATGAATGAAATATTTAGGGATCTATTAGATGTCTATGTCATCatttacttggacaacatctTAGTTTTCTCCCTGAATGAGAAAGACCATGAAAACCATGCTTGGGAGGTACTCAGGAGGTTACAAGAGAATGACTTATTCTGTAACATTGAaaaatgtcatttccacgtcaaaaGGATCGATTATTTAGGGTTCATTATATTGGAATCCGGCATTGAAGTTGATCAATCTAAAGTCACAGATGCCATGAACTGGTCAACACCTAAAAACGTCAAGAACATCCAAGAATttttaggattt AAAGATAGCCTATGGAAATGGGAATCAGTGGAACAAAAATCTTTTGATGGTCTTAAAAAATGTCTTACTTTGGCACCCTTACTTTTGCAACCTGATACCACAAGACAATTCTATATAGAATGCAACGCATCAGActatgcaacaggagccATATTATCCCAACGCAATCCTGAAGGGAAACTGGCCCCTGTAGCCTacctatcaaaatccctttCCCCTGCCAAAAAAAACTACAATATTTTTGACAAAGAATTGCTAgcagtcattagggcatttaaagaatggcgTCATTTGTTGGAAGGATTGGAATTACCAGTTCAAGTTTTAACGGATCATAAGAACTTGGAGTACTTTTCCACGTCTCAATCTCTGAATAAACAACAAATCAGATGGGCCAATTTCTTAGTTGACTATAATTTCCAAATCATCTACAGACCTGGGGCACAGAATAAAAAGGCAGACATCCTCTCACGACGCTATGAttta GAAATTAATGACCTAATTGGCAAAGCAATTTATGAGGACAAACATCTTAAAGAAATCTTGTACAAGCttcagaacaaggaaaaggtcatAAATTGGGAATTAAAAGAGGGCTTACTATGGCACCAAGGGAAAATCTTTGTACCAAAGGACAACATCATCAGGAACCTCATTGCGGAATCTAGGCACAATGCATTAGCAGCAGGGcatccaggacaagccaGAACATTGGAACTTGTATCAAGAAGTTATTACTGGCCATCCATGAAAAAATTCATCAATTCCTACGTCAGTCACTGCAAAACTTGCATCAGGTccaagccaacaaatcaattacCTGTAGGCCTGTTAAAACCattgcaaattcctgaacggccctgggaagacattgcttatgatatgattgtgggactacCGGTTTCAGAAGGCTTTGATGCTATCCTGACAgtgattgattga
- a CDS encoding Retrotransposon gag protein → MSTICPTAPPPPPLPSGTATTSNIPPTAPTTSSSNLKFAKPNKFSGKKEDALNFIIACQAYIRAKGANHSHKEKILWVTSYFEGAAEDWVHPYKERKVFRGEAVPLLEDIDKYCQKWNNLQQKALVQEYTREFQQYSVSLGYSNETLRDKYYNGLKNDIKDIMLSTMFQWRCATAQQVYDKAEEIANHIKSTCLSNPLVSTIRAPASAAPISASSPTPTPTRLNVGDNVYMIDPTTCCAKKGAITSIVCTTSGNMPNVRWNRETKDTMIPFPSLKKDERPAAAALS, encoded by the exons ATGTCTACTATTTGTCCCACggccccacctccacctcctctaCCTTCTGGCACAGCCACCACCTCCAACATTCCTCCAACTGCTCCCACAACTTCTAGCTCCAATCTTAAGTTTGCCAAGCCTAACAAGTTTAGTGGTAAAAAAGAAGATGCCCTAAATTTCATCATTGCTTGTCAGGCTTACATAAGGGCAAAAGGAGCAAACCATTCCCACAAAGAAAaaattttgtgggttacatcATACTTTGAGGGTGCAGCTGAAGACTGGGTCCATCCAtataaggaaaggaaggtgttcagggGAGAAGCAGTCCCCTTATTAGAGGATATTGAT AAATAttgccaaaaatggaacaacttGCAACAGAAGGCTTTGGTCCAGGAGTATACCCGTGAATTCCAACAATACTCAGTGTCCTTGGGCTACAGCAATGAAACCTTGCGTGACAAGTATTACAATGGCCTTAAAAATGAcatcaaggacatcatgctctccaccatgttccaatggcgttgTGCTACAGCCCAGCAAGTCTATGATAAGGCAGAAGAAATTGCAAATCATATCAAATCCACTTGCTTGTCTAATCCGTTGGTCTCCACTATTCGCGCCCCTGCCTCTGCTGCCCCCATTTCTGCTTCCagtcccactcccactcccactcgtcTCAATGTGGGAGATAATGTGTACATGATTGATCCCACCACTTGttgcgccaagaaaggcgctatcACTTCCATTGTTTGTACAACCTCTGGCAACATGCCAAATGTCAGGTGGAACAGGGAAACAAAGGACACAATGATCCCTTTCCCATCTCTTAAAAAGGATGAACGCCCTGCTGCAGCCGccctgtcataa